A genomic region of Janthinobacterium lividum contains the following coding sequences:
- a CDS encoding TonB-dependent receptor plug domain-containing protein, producing MMAAPAMAQDANVQRVEITGSSIKRATAETASPVQLITRDDLMKSGKATVAEYLQTLTADGAGSLPTGFGNGFAAGSTAISLRGLGATSTLVLLNGRRMAPFARADDGQKSFTDLSTVPMQIVERIEILKDGASSTYGADAIAGVVNIILRKDFEGLTLKGDTGISGDSDAKQHRASLTFGKGNLDTDKFNFVVNAEYSKSDMLMNSDRAGRKWIGKGDLRPYGYAINTQFAGGYINSNNDANAAPTGLIRDPVTNNYVSLPGCSTLSVSSPQDPKGGCVWHHDQFRSMQPKIESVTCTRAARGKSMPTPRYMRKRATRNAIRRSP from the coding sequence ATGATGGCTGCGCCGGCAATGGCGCAAGACGCCAATGTGCAACGTGTGGAAATTACCGGCTCGAGCATCAAACGGGCCACGGCCGAGACCGCATCGCCGGTACAGCTGATCACCCGCGACGACTTGATGAAATCGGGCAAGGCCACCGTCGCCGAATACCTGCAAACCCTCACCGCCGATGGCGCCGGCTCCCTGCCGACGGGCTTCGGCAACGGTTTTGCCGCCGGCTCCACGGCCATCTCGCTGCGCGGCCTGGGCGCCACCTCGACCCTGGTCTTGCTCAATGGCCGCCGCATGGCCCCGTTCGCGCGCGCGGACGATGGCCAGAAGAGCTTTACCGACCTGTCCACCGTGCCGATGCAGATCGTCGAACGCATCGAAATCCTCAAGGATGGCGCTTCGTCCACCTACGGCGCGGACGCCATCGCCGGCGTCGTCAACATCATCCTGCGCAAGGACTTCGAAGGCCTGACCCTGAAGGGCGACACGGGCATCTCCGGCGACAGCGACGCCAAACAGCACCGCGCCTCGCTGACCTTCGGCAAAGGCAACCTGGACACGGATAAATTCAACTTCGTCGTCAATGCCGAATACAGCAAATCGGACATGCTGATGAACAGCGACCGCGCCGGCCGCAAATGGATAGGCAAGGGCGACCTGCGCCCGTATGGCTATGCGATCAACACCCAGTTCGCCGGCGGCTACATCAATAGCAACAACGATGCGAATGCCGCGCCGACTGGCCTGATCCGCGACCCCGTCACCAACAACTATGTCTCCCTGCCCGGTTGCTCCACCTTGTCCGTGTCTTCGCCGCAAGATCCGAAAGGCGGCTGCGTGTGGCACCACGACCAGTTCCGTTCGATGCAGCCGAAAATCGAATCGGTCACCTGTACACGCGCGGCACGTGGCAAGTCAATGCCGACACCCAGGTATATGCGGAAGCGGGCTACTCGAAACGCGATACGGCGTTCACCATGA
- a CDS encoding ABC transporter substrate-binding protein, which yields MKSPWMRRVALLACLATLPLAAVAADAPSAAAAPVKTLRYILPAAETGFDPATARDLYSNHITQAVFDTLYTYDYLARPVKVVPGAAAAMPEVSADGKTYTIRLKKGILFTPDAAFGGKRRELTMADYVYSWKRLFDPRLASPHSWLFEGKVVGLDDLAKEAAKANKLDFNKKVAGLEILDPYTLRITLTKTDFNFPMILAYVPTAAVAREVVDKYGDVKGEVGSNPVGTGYYTLGEWTRGNRIVLNRNPQHLPETWNFMAGDDPDDQRIVRQMQGKRIPAIDRIEISVMIEDQSRWLSFQSGGTDVFWLDGPLAPKALLNGKLRPELAEKGVQLSRLLDPEISYYYWNMEDPTLGGFSKEKIALRRAIAMAHNIDEEIRIIWNGQAKRLDYPIPPGVVGYDPHYKSLLQYDPVLANKLLDKFGYKKGADGWRTLPDGKPLLIRYASRNEANGVLQAEMWRKTYNSLGIRMENDRMIFSDILKTEKQCKMQTRTAPWLADYPDGDNFMQLFYGPNTHQNNNGCYQDPEYDKWYAASQAMPASPERDELFHKMARRLEVNAGALIGYARYRNMLAQKSVQGYKKHPILFQEWAYMDIDSTGTPVAPVADSAKK from the coding sequence ATGAAGTCACCATGGATGCGGCGCGTGGCGCTGCTCGCCTGCCTGGCCACCCTGCCGCTGGCGGCCGTTGCCGCCGATGCCCCAAGCGCCGCGGCCGCGCCGGTCAAAACCTTGCGCTATATCCTGCCGGCCGCCGAGACGGGCTTCGATCCGGCCACCGCGCGCGACCTGTATTCGAACCACATCACGCAGGCCGTCTTCGACACCCTGTACACCTACGATTACCTGGCGCGCCCCGTCAAGGTGGTGCCCGGCGCGGCCGCCGCCATGCCGGAAGTATCCGCCGACGGCAAGACCTACACCATCCGCCTGAAAAAAGGCATCCTGTTCACGCCCGACGCCGCGTTTGGCGGCAAGCGCCGCGAACTGACGATGGCCGATTACGTGTATTCGTGGAAGCGACTGTTCGATCCGCGCCTGGCTTCGCCGCACAGCTGGCTGTTTGAAGGCAAGGTGGTGGGGCTCGACGACCTGGCCAAGGAAGCGGCCAAGGCGAACAAGCTGGACTTCAACAAGAAGGTGGCCGGCCTGGAAATCCTCGACCCGTACACCTTGCGCATCACGCTGACCAAGACGGATTTCAATTTCCCCATGATCCTCGCCTACGTGCCGACAGCCGCCGTGGCGCGCGAAGTGGTGGACAAATACGGCGACGTGAAGGGCGAAGTGGGCTCGAATCCCGTCGGCACCGGCTACTACACCCTGGGTGAATGGACGCGCGGCAACCGCATCGTCCTGAACCGCAATCCGCAACACTTGCCGGAAACGTGGAATTTCATGGCCGGCGACGACCCGGACGACCAGCGCATCGTGCGCCAGATGCAAGGTAAACGCATTCCCGCCATCGACCGCATCGAAATTTCCGTGATGATCGAAGACCAGTCGCGCTGGCTGTCCTTCCAGAGCGGCGGCACGGACGTGTTCTGGCTCGACGGCCCGCTGGCGCCGAAAGCATTGCTGAACGGCAAGCTGCGTCCCGAACTGGCGGAAAAGGGCGTGCAACTGTCGCGCCTGCTCGACCCTGAGATCAGCTATTACTACTGGAATATGGAAGACCCGACCTTGGGTGGCTTCAGCAAGGAAAAGATCGCCCTGCGCCGCGCCATTGCCATGGCGCACAATATCGATGAAGAAATCCGCATCATCTGGAATGGCCAGGCCAAGCGCCTCGACTATCCGATACCGCCTGGCGTCGTCGGCTACGATCCGCACTACAAATCCCTGCTGCAATACGATCCCGTGCTGGCGAACAAACTGCTGGATAAATTCGGCTACAAGAAGGGCGCCGATGGCTGGCGTACTTTGCCGGACGGCAAGCCGCTGCTGATCCGCTACGCTTCGCGCAACGAAGCCAATGGCGTGCTGCAGGCGGAAATGTGGCGCAAGACGTACAACTCGCTGGGCATCCGCATGGAAAACGACCGCATGATCTTTTCCGACATTTTAAAAACGGAAAAGCAGTGCAAGATGCAGACGCGCACGGCGCCATGGCTGGCCGACTATCCGGACGGCGACAACTTCATGCAGCTGTTCTATGGTCCGAACACGCACCAGAACAACAATGGCTGCTACCAGGATCCCGAATACGACAAGTGGTACGCGGCCAGCCAGGCCATGCCTGCCAGCCCCGAGCGCGACGAGCTGTTCCACAAGATGGCGCGCCGCCTGGAAGTCAATGCGGGCGCCCTGATCGGCTATGCGCGCTACCGCAACATGCTGGCGCAAAAGTCGGTGCAGGGCTACAAGAAGCACCCGATCCTGTTCCAGGAATGGGCGTACATGGATATCGACAGCACGGGCACGCCAGTGGCGCCCGTTGCCGATTCCGCTAAAAAATAA
- a CDS encoding TonB-dependent receptor domain-containing protein — MIPPSVTPTVAFPPNAGNKAGVINYASGSGTSIVLAANHPQNPYGVPVRVRYQAFDVGPSTRKANNEFNRIVLGVKGNAMGWDYDAGYTHSESKLHLDYSNMLNMAVVRDALGDSSPKNPYFPYYIGAQANKNPASLYAAMVTNATSDSTTKLDIIDVKATRELMQLPGGALGLAVGAEHRRDKLDNPSLTGTEDGSINASYVAAKGDSKVSAVFLEVLAPVIKTVELSGALRYDKYDRFSSTTPKLGAKWTPLKTFAVRGTYSEGFRAPGPAESNADSQSTGTSTVTDPVRCPGGNRLPGANASDCELQVAAVKVGDPSLKPEKSKGYTLGLVWDPFNDTSLSLDAWKIKRENEINPLPYNEAAALPTAIRSDNNLTINGVVTPNTGTLLITKAPYRNSSFTEIKGIDLDVKQRVRLGDYGRATFGLTWTHIASWVRAESSTVRYQFAGTHGNCDTSNCAGTPKDKINLTGSWDLGNWNVSGVLNYRSDMKNIKFEGDPCASKLANGTPAPNGCKLASFTTLDLSSRWNVNKQLQLFASINNVTDKIAPLDPLTYGGMSYNPMDASGAIGRYFKLGASYKFF; from the coding sequence ATGATCCCGCCATCGGTCACGCCCACCGTCGCTTTCCCGCCGAATGCCGGCAACAAGGCGGGCGTCATCAACTACGCTAGCGGCAGCGGCACCAGCATCGTGCTGGCGGCCAACCACCCGCAAAATCCGTATGGCGTGCCGGTGCGCGTACGCTACCAGGCTTTCGACGTCGGCCCCAGCACGCGCAAGGCCAACAACGAGTTCAACCGCATCGTGCTCGGCGTCAAGGGCAATGCCATGGGCTGGGACTACGATGCCGGCTATACGCATTCGGAATCGAAGCTGCACCTCGATTACAGCAACATGCTGAACATGGCCGTTGTCAGGGATGCCCTGGGCGATTCCAGTCCAAAAAACCCGTATTTCCCATACTACATCGGGGCGCAGGCAAACAAGAATCCCGCCTCGCTGTACGCGGCCATGGTAACGAACGCCACCTCCGATTCCACGACCAAGCTCGACATCATCGACGTCAAGGCCACGCGCGAACTGATGCAGTTGCCGGGCGGCGCCCTGGGTCTGGCCGTGGGCGCGGAACACCGTCGCGACAAGCTCGACAATCCCTCCCTGACGGGCACGGAAGACGGCTCCATCAACGCCAGTTACGTGGCGGCCAAGGGCGACAGCAAGGTCTCGGCCGTGTTCCTCGAAGTGCTGGCACCCGTGATCAAGACGGTGGAACTGTCGGGGGCCTTGCGTTACGACAAATACGACCGTTTCTCGTCGACGACACCGAAACTGGGCGCCAAGTGGACGCCGTTGAAAACCTTCGCCGTGCGCGGCACGTATTCGGAAGGCTTCCGCGCCCCAGGCCCCGCCGAAAGCAATGCCGATTCGCAATCGACGGGTACCTCGACCGTGACCGACCCCGTGCGCTGCCCTGGCGGCAACCGCCTGCCGGGCGCCAATGCCAGCGACTGCGAACTGCAAGTGGCGGCCGTCAAGGTCGGCGACCCCAGCCTCAAGCCGGAAAAATCCAAGGGCTACACCCTGGGCCTGGTGTGGGATCCGTTCAACGATACCAGCCTGTCGCTCGATGCCTGGAAAATCAAGCGTGAAAACGAGATCAATCCGCTGCCGTACAACGAAGCGGCCGCCCTGCCGACCGCCATCCGTTCCGACAACAACCTGACCATCAATGGCGTCGTCACGCCGAACACGGGCACTTTGCTGATCACCAAGGCACCGTACCGCAACTCCAGCTTTACGGAGATCAAGGGTATCGATCTGGACGTCAAGCAGCGCGTGCGCCTGGGCGACTACGGCCGCGCCACGTTCGGCCTGACCTGGACCCACATCGCCTCATGGGTGCGGGCCGAGTCGTCCACTGTGCGCTACCAGTTCGCCGGCACGCACGGCAATTGCGATACCTCCAACTGCGCCGGCACGCCGAAGGACAAGATCAATCTCACCGGTTCGTGGGACCTGGGTAACTGGAACGTCAGCGGCGTGCTGAACTACCGTTCGGACATGAAAAATATCAAGTTTGAAGGCGACCCTTGCGCTTCCAAACTGGCCAACGGCACACCGGCGCCGAACGGTTGCAAGCTCGCCTCGTTCACCACGCTCGACCTGTCCTCCCGTTGGAACGTCAACAAACAGTTGCAACTGTTTGCCTCGATCAACAACGTGACCGACAAGATCGCGCCGCTCGACCCGCTGACCTACGGCGGCATGAGCTACAACCCGATGGATGCCAGCGGCGCCATCGGCCGCTACTTCAAACTGGGCGCCAGCTACAAGTTCTTCTAA
- a CDS encoding ABC transporter permease: MFAYILRRLWQMLPTMLGVVLLVFILFNWVGGDPAYILAGKMSSAESIANIRRQLGVDQPYYVQLWIFIKQIVTFDFGQSWATGESVSHIITSRLGPSMMVLIPLTVLETFFGVALALAIAFVRGSLTDRAVMIACTVGMSISILVYIIVFQYGFAYKLGLFPVQGWGDSFWENLLRYSTLPILIGLAVSIAPTLRLFRTFVLDEANQDYVRTARAKGLKEGRIMWVHVLRNAGIPIITYVMSNLPALLIGAFLLERFFGIPGIGREVILAVERSDFPVIKAITVYVAAATMLFNLLTDLLYQAVDPRVQLK; encoded by the coding sequence ATGTTTGCTTATATCCTGCGCCGCCTGTGGCAGATGCTGCCCACCATGCTGGGCGTCGTCCTGCTGGTATTTATCCTGTTCAACTGGGTGGGCGGCGATCCCGCCTACATCCTGGCCGGCAAGATGTCTAGTGCGGAAAGCATCGCCAACATCCGCCGCCAGCTCGGTGTCGACCAGCCCTATTATGTGCAGCTGTGGATCTTCATCAAGCAGATCGTCACGTTCGATTTCGGCCAGAGCTGGGCCACGGGCGAATCCGTGTCGCACATCATCACGTCGCGCCTGGGGCCGTCGATGATGGTCTTGATCCCGCTGACCGTGCTGGAAACGTTCTTCGGCGTGGCGCTGGCGCTGGCCATCGCCTTCGTGCGCGGCTCGCTGACGGACCGCGCCGTCATGATCGCCTGCACGGTGGGCATGTCGATTTCCATCCTCGTCTACATCATCGTCTTCCAGTACGGCTTCGCCTATAAACTGGGCCTGTTCCCCGTGCAGGGCTGGGGCGACAGTTTCTGGGAAAACCTGCTGCGCTATTCCACCTTGCCCATCCTGATCGGCCTGGCCGTGTCGATTGCGCCTACCCTGCGCCTGTTCCGCACCTTCGTGCTCGACGAGGCGAACCAGGATTACGTGCGCACGGCGCGCGCCAAGGGCCTCAAGGAAGGCCGCATCATGTGGGTGCACGTGCTGCGCAATGCCGGCATTCCCATCATTACCTATGTGATGTCGAACTTGCCAGCCTTGCTGATCGGCGCTTTCCTGCTCGAGCGCTTCTTCGGCATTCCCGGCATCGGGCGTGAAGTGATCCTGGCCGTCGAGCGCAGCGACTTTCCGGTGATCAAGGCGATCACCGTGTATGTCGCCGCCGCCACCATGCTCTTCAACCTGCTCACCGACCTGCTGTACCAGGCGGTCGATCCTCGCGTACAACTGAAGTAG
- a CDS encoding TonB-dependent receptor, whose amino-acid sequence MTQTRSPSPTLRLLCAALLGAFGHAAMAQETDAAGTPAMQRVEVTGSSIKRLVSETATPLSIFKAEDFAKQGLTTAQEVLARIPSNASSMGSGNAVGGNTSGLPTGGQASADLRGLGGDKTLVLLNGRRIANHPYDGASVDLNIIPIAALERVEVLRDGASAIYGTDAIGGVINFITKRSVNVTNITAEVVAPQHKGGGEHRINLSTGYGELDTDGYNIFGVLDYHKQKVLTSQDRAFSATGIVPSRGLSITSGTTFPGNYFDAAANGGDGLAGNPYAASGCLPPLSVPAVPANGTCRQDYTRQIDDLPAQQQLAFFGKSAFKLGGGHLATLEYLHSENKVKARTAPPPQTGLILPSTSPYYPGNAGGVPAQPGLSGQPLSVNWRPVEAGQRQIDSTGKADRLVLALEGELAGWDYKTGLSHAISKSSEKFTNGYVQDAGFAAGVLSGILNPFGVQDAAGKAYLASTALRGEVQNAKVTTTGVDLKGSRDLMQLAGGPLAIALGGEVRREKAYFNVNRDIAGQAASSGLSGSLSKSGARTIQAVFGEINLPLIKDLEVQLAARFDHYSDVGSTTNPKLALRYQASSALVLRGSASTGFRAPTLFEKNAPPSKNDTNDSYDDPILCPGGVPQPGANPLRDCDLQQFKLQGGNENLKPEKSTTFAFGLVLEPVKEVTVAIDYWNIHLKDKIASLPEQSIFGNYEKYKALFLRNPDGSPYAILDLNDNLGEVKTDGIDVSLNARLGRGAYGDVSVSVDGTWTRKYDYQNERGGVFIANVGRYADNNPVFRWKHTAALNWRKGNWGATLSQSFKSGYTDQNLVAPPYRHDVPSYSLLGLSGSYAWKGLLLTAGVKNLLDKEPPFSNQGTLFQKGYDPRYTDPIGRAWYLRGSYTF is encoded by the coding sequence ATGACGCAAACCCGCAGTCCCTCCCCTACCTTGCGCCTGCTGTGCGCAGCCTTGCTCGGCGCGTTCGGCCATGCGGCCATGGCGCAGGAAACCGACGCAGCCGGCACGCCCGCCATGCAAAGAGTCGAAGTCACCGGTTCCTCCATCAAGCGCCTCGTCTCGGAAACGGCGACGCCCCTGTCCATCTTCAAGGCCGAGGATTTCGCCAAGCAGGGCTTGACGACGGCCCAGGAAGTGCTGGCCAGGATCCCCTCGAATGCGTCGAGCATGGGCAGCGGCAATGCCGTGGGCGGCAATACCAGCGGCTTGCCCACGGGCGGCCAGGCCAGCGCCGACTTGCGCGGTCTGGGCGGCGACAAGACGCTGGTGCTGCTCAATGGCCGGCGCATCGCCAACCATCCGTATGACGGCGCCAGTGTCGACCTGAACATCATTCCCATCGCCGCCCTGGAACGGGTCGAAGTGCTGCGCGACGGCGCCTCGGCCATCTACGGCACGGACGCCATCGGCGGCGTCATCAATTTCATCACGAAGCGCTCCGTCAACGTCACGAATATCACCGCCGAGGTCGTTGCCCCACAGCACAAGGGCGGCGGCGAGCACCGCATCAACCTGTCGACGGGCTATGGCGAGCTCGACACCGATGGCTACAATATTTTTGGCGTGCTCGACTATCACAAGCAAAAAGTGCTGACCTCGCAAGACCGCGCCTTCTCGGCCACCGGCATCGTTCCCTCGCGCGGCCTGTCCATTACCAGTGGCACGACTTTCCCCGGCAATTACTTCGATGCGGCGGCCAACGGCGGCGACGGCCTGGCTGGCAACCCCTACGCGGCCAGCGGCTGCCTGCCGCCGCTGTCGGTGCCGGCCGTGCCGGCGAATGGCACTTGCCGCCAGGATTACACGCGCCAGATCGACGACTTGCCGGCCCAGCAACAACTGGCTTTCTTCGGCAAGAGCGCCTTCAAGCTCGGTGGCGGCCACCTGGCTACGCTGGAATATCTGCATTCGGAAAACAAGGTCAAGGCGCGCACGGCACCGCCGCCGCAAACGGGCTTGATCCTGCCCAGCACCAGCCCCTACTATCCGGGCAATGCGGGTGGCGTGCCAGCCCAGCCAGGCTTGTCGGGCCAGCCCCTGAGCGTCAACTGGCGTCCCGTCGAGGCAGGCCAGCGGCAAATCGATTCCACCGGCAAGGCCGACCGCCTGGTGCTGGCGCTGGAAGGCGAACTGGCTGGCTGGGATTACAAGACGGGGCTCAGCCATGCGATCAGCAAGTCGTCGGAAAAGTTCACGAACGGCTATGTGCAGGATGCGGGCTTTGCCGCTGGCGTGCTGAGCGGCATCCTGAACCCGTTTGGCGTGCAGGATGCGGCCGGCAAGGCTTACCTGGCCAGCACGGCCCTGCGCGGCGAAGTGCAGAACGCCAAAGTCACCACCACGGGTGTCGACCTCAAGGGCAGCCGCGATCTGATGCAGCTGGCCGGCGGCCCGCTGGCCATCGCGCTCGGCGGCGAAGTGCGGCGCGAAAAGGCCTACTTCAACGTGAACCGCGATATCGCCGGCCAGGCCGCCAGTTCCGGCTTGTCCGGCTCGCTGTCGAAGAGCGGCGCGCGCACGATCCAGGCCGTCTTCGGCGAAATCAACTTGCCGCTGATCAAGGACCTGGAAGTGCAGTTGGCCGCCCGTTTCGACCATTACAGCGACGTGGGCAGCACCACCAATCCCAAGCTGGCCCTGCGCTACCAGGCCAGCAGCGCGCTGGTGCTGCGCGGCTCGGCCAGCACGGGTTTCCGCGCCCCCACCCTGTTTGAAAAGAATGCGCCGCCGTCGAAGAACGATACCAACGATAGCTATGACGACCCGATCCTGTGCCCCGGTGGCGTGCCGCAGCCCGGTGCCAATCCCTTGCGCGATTGCGACTTGCAGCAGTTCAAGCTACAAGGCGGCAATGAAAACCTGAAACCGGAAAAATCCACCACGTTCGCCTTCGGCCTGGTGCTCGAACCGGTGAAGGAAGTGACGGTGGCCATCGATTACTGGAACATCCATCTGAAGGACAAGATTGCATCCTTGCCCGAGCAATCGATCTTCGGCAACTACGAGAAATACAAGGCCTTATTCCTGCGCAATCCCGACGGTTCGCCCTACGCCATTCTCGACCTGAACGACAACCTCGGTGAAGTGAAAACGGACGGCATCGATGTCAGCCTGAATGCGCGGCTGGGACGCGGCGCGTATGGCGATGTCAGCGTATCGGTCGATGGCACCTGGACCCGCAAGTACGACTACCAGAACGAGCGCGGCGGCGTCTTCATCGCCAACGTGGGCCGCTATGCGGACAACAATCCCGTGTTTCGCTGGAAGCATACGGCGGCGCTGAACTGGCGCAAGGGTAACTGGGGCGCCACCTTGTCGCAATCGTTCAAGTCCGGCTACACGGACCAGAATCTGGTCGCGCCGCCATACCGGCACGATGTGCCCTCGTACAGCCTGCTTGGGCTGTCGGGCAGCTATGCGTGGAAAGGCTTGCTGCTGACGGCCGGCGTGAAGAACCTGCTGGACAAGGAGCCGCCGTTTTCGAACCAGGGCACCTTGTTCCAGAAAGGCTATGACCCGCGCTATACGGACCCGATCGGGCGCGCCTGGTACCTGCGCGGCAGCTATACGTTTTAA
- a CDS encoding ABC transporter permease encodes MSKPHTSPGLWALAWRRLRGDKIAMVSLAVVGAFFLLVLASASGLVAANWEDEVAVSYAPPTFVGADNDAPVDGAIPQSDERSAPTPVNVLDPLADDIAELRAQMGSNPSAGVEMYGVTDPLADDLTALRAGMGKTKKLIAHKAATLPFGADKWGHDIVQKTVKGGETSIVVGLVAALLAVVLGTIFGAVSGYFGGVVDDFFNWFYSIFTSIPSILMILTVAAVLQQKGVLTIVLILGLTGWTGPYRLIRAEYIKHKAREYVMAADAIGASHWRKMFSHIFPNVSHVALVQMSILVVGFIKAEVILSFLGFGVPVGTVSWGSMLNEAQNELILGKWWQLTAAATAMAVLVTAFSLFTDALRDALDPKVK; translated from the coding sequence ATGTCGAAACCTCATACATCGCCCGGCCTGTGGGCCCTGGCGTGGCGCCGTTTGCGCGGCGACAAGATTGCAATGGTATCGCTGGCCGTGGTCGGCGCATTTTTCCTGCTGGTGCTGGCGTCCGCCAGCGGCCTGGTGGCGGCGAACTGGGAAGACGAAGTGGCCGTCAGCTACGCGCCGCCCACGTTTGTCGGTGCCGACAACGACGCGCCAGTCGACGGCGCCATTCCCCAGTCCGACGAGCGCAGCGCGCCGACACCCGTCAACGTGCTCGACCCGCTGGCCGACGATATCGCCGAACTGCGCGCCCAGATGGGTAGCAATCCATCGGCCGGCGTGGAAATGTACGGCGTTACCGATCCGCTGGCCGACGACTTGACGGCCTTGCGCGCCGGCATGGGCAAGACGAAGAAGTTGATCGCGCACAAGGCGGCAACCTTGCCGTTCGGCGCCGACAAGTGGGGCCACGATATCGTGCAGAAAACCGTCAAGGGCGGCGAGACGTCGATCGTCGTGGGCCTGGTGGCCGCCTTGCTGGCCGTCGTGCTGGGCACGATTTTTGGCGCCGTGTCCGGCTACTTTGGCGGTGTCGTCGATGACTTCTTCAACTGGTTCTACAGCATTTTTACGTCGATTCCGTCCATCCTGATGATCTTGACGGTGGCGGCCGTGCTGCAGCAGAAGGGCGTGCTGACCATCGTGCTGATCCTGGGGTTGACGGGCTGGACGGGGCCGTACCGCTTGATCCGCGCCGAATACATCAAGCACAAGGCGCGCGAGTACGTGATGGCGGCCGACGCCATCGGCGCTTCGCACTGGCGCAAGATGTTTTCCCACATCTTTCCGAACGTCAGTCACGTTGCCTTGGTGCAAATGTCGATTCTGGTCGTGGGCTTCATCAAGGCGGAAGTGATCTTGAGCTTCCTCGGCTTTGGCGTGCCGGTGGGTACCGTCTCGTGGGGCAGCATGCTCAACGAGGCACAAAATGAACTGATCCTGGGCAAATGGTGGCAGCTGACAGCGGCCGCCACGGCGATGGCCGTGCTGGTGACGGCGTTCTCGCTGTTTACCGATGCCTTGCGCGATGCGCTCGACCCCAAAGTGAAATAG